The genomic stretch TCAATTCCAAGCAACAGCTTCCCGCCCCGCATTAAATATTGATCCAGAAGGTAAACTTCCCGCTCCGAATAGGCATCCCGGGGGCCTGCCACAATAACCGCATCAAAGCTAAGCAGGTCCTCCACAGACTTGGCCTGCTGAAGGGGGACTTTGTACACCTCATAGTCCTCTGAAAGCGCCTCCACTATCCCAAAGCCCTGATCATCCTGCAGCTCTCCGTGATTGGTAATCATCGCCACTGCACGCTTTTCCCTACTCGTCAATTTACGAATCATGTTGATCAGCTCGTATTCCAAATTCTCAACGGACAGGTTGAGGGTCTGGTCTGGTGACATACCTCTGTTTCCTTTTAAGAGAAGCCCACCTGTTTCATGGGTAGCATTCCGAATGATCACTCCTGGAAAAATCAACCGTGAGGTCTGGGTACCGTTTTCTGTGGCAAACAGATTGGTAGGGTTAATACCAAATTCGGAAAGGTAAATGATATACTCTTCCTTTTCCTTATTGCTTTCAATCCCCATCGGGTCAAAATACCTTGAAGAGATAGGTGCTCCACTGTAGGCATTAAACGTTTCGAGGGTAGCTTTGATATTCTGCTGGAACCTTCTCATTCCTCCTGGCAGCTTTCCTGAAAGCAAAATATCCACTTCCAGGGGCTCTTCTACCGCCTCTAAAATCTCCTTGGTAGAAGCGTGCAACGAATAGCGCTTTTCCTCGGTCAAGTCAATTCTATATCGGGCAAATTTGCTCAGCAAAAAGATTGTCATCAACAGAACTCCTAACAAAACGATTCCCATAACCAACCGCTTTCTCTTTTTCTGACGAATATCTACCGACTGCTGCTTCATCTTTTTCTGATCAATAAGGTGGTAACTATGATCAGAGAGATGATCCATCCCAAAAAATAATATACATCACCGCTGGCAATCACCCCACGACTCATGCTTTCGTAATGGTAACCCAGACTAAGGTCTTCCACTAACAGCACCAAACTACTCGTGGAAAGCATATCTGCCAGTGCCGTAAAACCGAAATAAAGCACAAAACTCAAAAATGCACCGATCACAAATGCTGTGATCTGATTATCTGTCAATGCAGAACTGAAGAGCCCTATCGCTGCAAAGACAGCACCTATCAACAACATCCCCAAAAAAGACCCCAAAAATCCGGCAGTATCGATATTCCCGACTGGTGCCCCTAACTGGTAAATACTGAAATAATACAACCAAGTGGGCAACACCGCCAATATGACAACCATCACTGCAGCAATGTATTTGGAAAGTACAATTTGATGGGGCTTTAGCGGAGCGGTCATCAGCAATTCCCACGTGCCGTTTTTCTTTTCCTCTGCTATCATCCTCATGGTGATGGCAGGAACCATAAAAACAAACACATACGGTGTATACACAAACAACGCCTCTAAGTCAGCAAAGCCGTACGCTAACACACTCGTCTCAGGAAACACCCATACCAACAGCCCCAAAGCAACTAAGAATATCGAAATAATCAAGTAGCCTGTGAGGTGATTAAAAAAAGCATTGAATTCTTTATAAACTAAACTGATCATTCCTTGGTGCTGGTTAACTGACGAAATATGGATTCCAGGTTTCGCTGCTCTTGACGGAGACTGAGCAGCGACAGGGACTTTTCACTGACCAGCTCCATGATCTCCTTTCTCAAGACGGATACATCAGCTGCCTTAAGCTGAAAATAACCATCTCCCAAAACGCGCAATTTATCAAGTCCCTGCATCGCTGCAAACCACTCTTCTTTTAGTCTTTCTTGTGTTTCCAGGTACAACACCGTCTCTGCTTCATCTGACTTCAAGTTTGCCAACAAGTCTTGTGCCACCACCTTTCCCTGATGGATGATGACCACTTTCTCGCACAGTGCTTCCACTTCCTGCATCACATGGGTACTGAGAATGAGGGTCTTTTCCTTACTGATCGACATGATCAGCTTACGGATATCCACCAGTTGGTTTGGGTCCAGACCTGAGGTAGGTTCATCCAGGACAATCACTTCAGGATCATGGACCAGGGCTTTTGCCAGACCTACACGTTGCCTGTAACCCTTTGATAGTGCTCCTATCTTTTTATGCTGTTCGCCACCAAGCCCGCAGGCTTCTATCACCCCGTCAATACGGGAGGCTGCCTTGCGTCCTTTGAGTTGGTAAAGCCCTGCCACAAAAGACAAAAACTCCCTCACATACATTTCCAAGTACAATGGATTGTGCTCTGGTAGGTAACCAATCATCTTGCTGGCCTCATGCGGATGGTCAATGACAGAAACACCATTTACGAGAACATCCCCTTCGTCAGGAAGAAGGTAGCCGGCAGCAATTTTCATGGCCGTGGACTTGCCTGCCCCATTTGGACCCAAAAACCCCAGCACCTGACCTTTCTCGGCAGTAAAGTTCACTCCGTCCAAGGCCTTTTGTTGGCCATAATATTTGCTCAGCTCCTTTACTTCCAAAGCCATGTCATTGCTTTCCTTTTGGTCGTAGCGGCCTGCATTCTACATCTGCTATGAAATAATTGGGATGTGTCTGTAATGTCTGCACCATGGTCGTGGCCACATCCTCTGCCCTCATCATATTTTCATGGGCATCCATTCCTTCGATATCATCAAAAAAATGGGTGCGTACAGAACCCGGATAGATCGTGGACACCTTAATGCCATATTCCCTCAATTCCATATACAAGGCATGTGAAATCCCTTTTACGGCATGTTTGGTACCGCAGTATCCTGCCATGTTGGCGACGCCATTCAGTCCTGCAATGGAAGCCACGTTGAGAATATGACCTTCATCCTGTTTTTTCATATTGGGCACCACCTTGCGGGTTACATAAAAGATTCCATGGACATTCACATCAAACATCCCTTTCCAATCTTCTATATCCATTTCATCGATTTTTCCCACCTTGCCAAATCCAGCATTGTTTATCAAAATCCTGATATCTTCTCCTAGCACCTTTACCGTTTCATGATAAGCGCTATCTACTGCGGAAGCATCTGACACGTCACACGAAAAGAAGTAAAATCGTTCATGTTCCAATGGAGGACTGTTTCTTCCCCAACCAGCCACGGTCACCCCGCTATCCAATAGCTGGCGGGCCACTTCTAGCCCTATCCCCTTGCTTACCCCTGTAACAATTGCTGTTTTCCCTTCTAATATCATGATTTGGTGAATTTGTGCGGTTATGTGCAAAATCACCCCAAATTGTCCCTTTTTTTGGAGTTATAAAACATTTCAAACTAAAAACTTATTAAAAGTTCCTAACAGCTTATTTTTATCCCTTGGATCTTTTCTTAAATTGAGTAACAAGCAACCCTTATTGATATGATAAAAAAACACCTACTTCCCATATTCCTGTTCTTAGGAGGAACTGTCTATGCACAATCTACCCTTCATCAGGAAATCGATGACCAAGCCGAATCCATTGAACCCAAAGTAATCGAATGGCGGCGTGATATCCATGAAAACCCTGAACTGGGCAATCAAGAAACGAGAACCGCGCAGCTCATCGCCGCACATCTCCGGTCATTGGGAATCGATGTGGAAGAAAACATTGCCGTCACAGGAGTAGTGGGATTATTAAAAGGCGGCAATCCAGGGCCGACAGTGGCTCTCCGTGCAGACATGGACGCTCTTCCTGTCACAGAACGTAACGAACTCCCCTTTAAATCCACCAAAAAAACTGTTTACAATGGCCAAGAGGTCGGGGTCATGCATGCTTGTGGCCACGACACGCACGTGGCCATTTTGATGGGCGTAGCCGAAGTGCTTTCTTCCATGAAAGATGACCTCCATGGCACCGTGAAATTCATCTTCCAACCGGCTGAAGAAGGAGTCTTCGAGGAAGGAGTCTCTTCCTGGGGTGCCAAGCAAATGGTCGAAGAAGGGGTCATGGAAGGCGTAGATGCTGTCTTTGGCCTACATATCAATTCCCAAACGGAAGTGGGCAACATCAAATACCGCTCGGGGCCAGCCATGGCCGCAGTGGACAATCTCAAACTCACCGTTAATGGCCGCCAAGCCCATGGTGCCTACCCTTGGTCCTCTGTAGACCCTATCGTCACCTCCTCCCAAATCATCAATGCACTGCAGACGATTATCAGCCGAAATGTCAACATTACCGAAAACCCCGCCATTGTCACCATTGGTAGCATTCATGGTGGGGTGCGCCAAAATATCATTCCCGAAAAGGTGGAAATGCTGGGCACCATCAGAACTTACGGCAGCTCTCAGCAAACGCTCATCCACCAGCGGATCCATGAAATCGCTACCAAAACAGGTGAAGCAGCTGGTGCCAGTGTAGAGGTGAAAATTGACAAGATTTATCCGGCTACCATTAATGACCCTGACCTTACCGAAAAGATGGTAAATACCTTAAAGACAGTGGCAGGAGAAGAACATGTCATCTATCATGACCCTATCACGGGAGCAGAGGATTTTAGCTACTTCCAGCGGGAAGCCCCTGGACTGTTCATCTTCCTGGGCGGCATGCCAAAAGGCGCCGACCCCGCCGAAGTAGCCGCTCACCATACACCGGACTTCTTCATCGATGAGTCGGGATTATTACTCGGTGTACGTGCACTCAGCTACTTGACAGTGGACTATATGGGAATAAAGTGATAACCCGAGTTCGACTATAAATTCGATGTCATTCCGTCACTGCGAACCTCTCCGGTGCCCAACAGGCCTGTCTTCCACCATAGTCTGGGGAGCAACGTCCCGTCTTTAGAAAACGAGATTGCTTCACTCCGCCTTCGCTGCGTTCGCAATGACGGTTTTTAAAACTCAGGTTAATAGATATGAGACATGAGGGGACAATACACCGAAAACCCAGGGAGTGCTAATACAGGGGCAAGCGGAAGAGCTGGGGCATGAATCCCTTTACTTTAATATGATTTTTTTTTGCCACTTAGGCCCTAAGACCCAAAGCTGTTTGTTTTCCATGAAATTTGGAATCCGCCTACAAAACACTTCGTGTCTTGGCGACTTCGTGGCTACATACCACATGAACGGAAACCTTACCCCGCCCCAGAAATATGGCTTGATCCCTAATACACAAACCACAAGAGCACCCGTGAACAGATGATGCCAAGCAGGCTTGTCTGGTGTAAAAAACAGGCTTGTCTGGAGCCAAACAGGCTTGTCTGGTGTAAAACAGGTGTGTCTGGAGCCAAGCAGGGAGGAACAGCTTGTCTCGGAGGCTATCGGGAACGAGGCAGCCTCATCTCAAGAGAAGGAGATTGCTTCATCCCGTTGCTCTGCGTTCGCAATAGCCTGTCCCGATACTTTCGGGGACGTTAACGACAAGACATAACGTTTTTATCTTTGCTCTTTCTTCTTTCCTCTATCTTGATACTTGCTATTGGATATACCTCGTACTTTTATCTTCGTACTTCCTGCTACTGCTCAAAAACCAGCGTAGAAGGATCAGCTCCAAGTTCTTTTAGGGAGCCATTGACCACCTTCATAAAGCCGGGAGGGCCGCAAACGTAAAAATGCTGGTGTTCGAAATCGGCTATCTTCGATTTCAAATAGGCTTTATCAATCACCCCTTTGTCATAAGCTGTATCCTTTTGGTTGGAAATGATATTGATAAATTTATGTCCTAGAATAGCTTTCAGCTCTTCATAGAGAATGATATCATCATTGGTTTTATTCGCAAAAACAAGGACACTTTTCCCTACTTTGTTCTTTTTGCGTAAGCTCCTAAGAATGGATATAAAGGGCGTAATCCCTGCCCCACCGGCGATAAAGACTCCTTCTCCCTTAAAAGAAATGGTGCCCCAAGGATCCCCGATCTCCACTTCATCACCAACTTTTAGATTTGCCAATCTCTTGGTAACTCCTTCGTGGTCATTATAGGATTTGATCGTAAACTCCAAATGATCATCAGAGGGTAAATTCGTAAACGTAAAAGGTCGCTTTTCTGCTTCCCACCCAGCTATTAGCAAACTTACCTCAGTGGCTTGACCAGGTGTGAATTGGTAGCCACGAGGCTTCTCTACTTTATACCGGTTGACATCATGGGTCACCGGCGTGATTTCCAGTATTTTCAGTCTATAATTTGCCATACCATAACTTACAAAAAACCTGTTGCTTTTAAAACACCACTAACTGGTAAATTCACATTGAAACAATAGCGTCCTAAATAAAAAATGAGAGGTTCTATTTTTTGCCCAAAAAAGTTATTTTGGGTTTGCACCAAAAAACACGAACCTCTCATGTGTAATATTACATTGTTTTCACAGATTATTAAAAAGATAGACCGATCAATTTTCAAGAAATTGGTCAAGGAAAAGCAAACCGATAAGGGCTGCAAGGGATTTGACAGCTGGACGCATCTTGTCTCGATGTTGTTCTGCCATTTTGCCAAGAGCACCTCGGTAAGGGACATTTCCAACGGACTCCGGTCTGCTACCGGGAACCTTAACCATCTTGGTATTGCCAAAGCCCCCTCCAAATCAAGTATCAGCTATCAGAACAAACGAAGGGATTCGGACCTGTTCAGGGACCTTTACTATTCCCTACTGGGAAGTTTAGGACAGCAGGCAGCTGTCAAGAGGTCCAAACTCAGGATCAAGGTCCCCGTTTACCTGCTCGATGCCACGGTGATCAGCCTTTGTCTTTCGGTGTTTGACTGGGCTACTTTCCGTACCAAAAAGGGAGCTGTAAAGATGCACACCCTGCTGGAATATGACGGGAAACTCCCTGTTTACGTGAACATTACCGAGGGGAGTGTCGGGGATAATAAAGGAGCTTACGACATTCCCTTGGAAAAGGGCTCGGTGATCGTCGCCGACCGGTATTACAATGACTTCCCCATGCTCAACGTCTGGGACAGCAAAGGGGTGTTCTTCGTGATCAGGCACAAGGGAAACCTTGCCTTCAGCACCCTCGAAGAACGGGAGCTGCCCGAAACAACCGCCCAACATGTGCTCAAAGACGAAGAAATCGAACTGACCAACCCACAATCCAAAACCAAGTATAAGGGAAGGCTCAGAAGAGTGGCCGTGTGGGATGAGGAAAACCGGCAGACCATTGAACTGATCACCAACAACTTTGCCTGGGCGGCCCAGACCATTGGGGACCTCTACAAATCAAGATGGGAGATTGAGGTGTTTTTTCGGGACATCAAGCAGCTATTGCATATCAAAACCTTTATCGGAACCTCTAAAAATGCAGTAATGATCCAGATATGGACGGCTTTGATCACCATCCTGCTGATCAAAGTCATGAAGGCAACAGCTAAATTCGGCTGGCACCTGTCCAATCTGGTGGCCTTTATCCGGCTCAATATATTCGTGAAAATCGAACTGCAAAAATGGCTTGATAGCCCATTTACGGAACCCGAAAAACCACCCCTGAAAATAGTACAGGGGGATCTGTTTGC from Echinicola soli encodes the following:
- the gldF gene encoding gliding motility-associated ABC transporter permease subunit GldF; the encoded protein is MISLVYKEFNAFFNHLTGYLIISIFLVALGLLVWVFPETSVLAYGFADLEALFVYTPYVFVFMVPAITMRMIAEEKKNGTWELLMTAPLKPHQIVLSKYIAAVMVVILAVLPTWLYYFSIYQLGAPVGNIDTAGFLGSFLGMLLIGAVFAAIGLFSSALTDNQITAFVIGAFLSFVLYFGFTALADMLSTSSLVLLVEDLSLGYHYESMSRGVIASGDVYYFLGWIISLIIVTTLLIRKR
- the gldA gene encoding gliding motility-associated ABC transporter ATP-binding subunit GldA: MALEVKELSKYYGQQKALDGVNFTAEKGQVLGFLGPNGAGKSTAMKIAAGYLLPDEGDVLVNGVSVIDHPHEASKMIGYLPEHNPLYLEMYVREFLSFVAGLYQLKGRKAASRIDGVIEACGLGGEQHKKIGALSKGYRQRVGLAKALVHDPEVIVLDEPTSGLDPNQLVDIRKLIMSISKEKTLILSTHVMQEVEALCEKVVIIHQGKVVAQDLLANLKSDEAETVLYLETQERLKEEWFAAMQGLDKLRVLGDGYFQLKAADVSVLRKEIMELVSEKSLSLLSLRQEQRNLESIFRQLTSTKE
- a CDS encoding SDR family oxidoreductase, with the translated sequence MILEGKTAIVTGVSKGIGLEVARQLLDSGVTVAGWGRNSPPLEHERFYFFSCDVSDASAVDSAYHETVKVLGEDIRILINNAGFGKVGKIDEMDIEDWKGMFDVNVHGIFYVTRKVVPNMKKQDEGHILNVASIAGLNGVANMAGYCGTKHAVKGISHALYMELREYGIKVSTIYPGSVRTHFFDDIEGMDAHENMMRAEDVATTMVQTLQTHPNYFIADVECRPLRPKGKQ
- a CDS encoding amidohydrolase, with amino-acid sequence MIKKHLLPIFLFLGGTVYAQSTLHQEIDDQAESIEPKVIEWRRDIHENPELGNQETRTAQLIAAHLRSLGIDVEENIAVTGVVGLLKGGNPGPTVALRADMDALPVTERNELPFKSTKKTVYNGQEVGVMHACGHDTHVAILMGVAEVLSSMKDDLHGTVKFIFQPAEEGVFEEGVSSWGAKQMVEEGVMEGVDAVFGLHINSQTEVGNIKYRSGPAMAAVDNLKLTVNGRQAHGAYPWSSVDPIVTSSQIINALQTIISRNVNITENPAIVTIGSIHGGVRQNIIPEKVEMLGTIRTYGSSQQTLIHQRIHEIATKTGEAAGASVEVKIDKIYPATINDPDLTEKMVNTLKTVAGEEHVIYHDPITGAEDFSYFQREAPGLFIFLGGMPKGADPAEVAAHHTPDFFIDESGLLLGVRALSYLTVDYMGIK
- a CDS encoding FAD-binding oxidoreductase, whose product is MANYRLKILEITPVTHDVNRYKVEKPRGYQFTPGQATEVSLLIAGWEAEKRPFTFTNLPSDDHLEFTIKSYNDHEGVTKRLANLKVGDEVEIGDPWGTISFKGEGVFIAGGAGITPFISILRSLRKKNKVGKSVLVFANKTNDDIILYEELKAILGHKFINIISNQKDTAYDKGVIDKAYLKSKIADFEHQHFYVCGPPGFMKVVNGSLKELGADPSTLVFEQ
- a CDS encoding IS4 family transposase: MCNITLFSQIIKKIDRSIFKKLVKEKQTDKGCKGFDSWTHLVSMLFCHFAKSTSVRDISNGLRSATGNLNHLGIAKAPSKSSISYQNKRRDSDLFRDLYYSLLGSLGQQAAVKRSKLRIKVPVYLLDATVISLCLSVFDWATFRTKKGAVKMHTLLEYDGKLPVYVNITEGSVGDNKGAYDIPLEKGSVIVADRYYNDFPMLNVWDSKGVFFVIRHKGNLAFSTLEERELPETTAQHVLKDEEIELTNPQSKTKYKGRLRRVAVWDEENRQTIELITNNFAWAAQTIGDLYKSRWEIEVFFRDIKQLLHIKTFIGTSKNAVMIQIWTALITILLIKVMKATAKFGWHLSNLVAFIRLNIFVKIELQKWLDSPFTEPEKPPLKIVQGDLFAQTP